One Phaseolus vulgaris cultivar G19833 chromosome 2, P. vulgaris v2.0, whole genome shotgun sequence DNA window includes the following coding sequences:
- the LOC137809651 gene encoding uncharacterized RING finger protein ECU07_0330-like gives MTLKGLVSLVTNLIGLAEGQRNNDAPLPSYMILLQSNKQQPSESAAAAAAAASNFNEDCWCCVCLSRLKARDEIRVLPCSHKFHKICVNRWLKGHHKTCPLCRFSLGAEDKSHRAEMFTEEMLMWFSSFHIAGM, from the coding sequence ATGACTCTCAAAGGCTTAGTCTCACTTGTCACCAATTTAATTGGCCTAGCTGAGGGACAAAGGAACAATGATGCCCCTTTACCTTCTTACATGATTCTCCTTCAAAGTAACAAGCAGCAACCATCTGAATctgcagcagcagcagcagcagcagcatcCAACTTCAATGAAGATTGCTGGTGTTGTGTGTGCTTGTCAAGGTTAAAGGCCAGAGATGAAATTCGTGTTCTTCCTTGCTCTCACAAATTCCATAAGATTTGTGTAAATAGATGGCTTAAGGGTCACCACAAAACCTGTCCACTCTGCCGTTTCTCTTTGGGAGCCGAGGACAAGTCTCATCGTGCTGAAATGTTCACTGAAGAGATGTTGATGTGGTTTTCTTCTTTCCATATAGCTGGTATGTAA
- the LOC137810937 gene encoding uncharacterized protein: protein MVRGSKEVLQKAAKTLSDILVCPLSKQPLRYCEESNSLISDAIGVAFPIKNGVPCLVPRDGKILEEEDASKPDNDAN from the exons ATGGTGAGAGGAAGTAAAGAGGTTCTGCAAAAAGCAGCCAAAACCCTATCCGACATCCTCGTTTGCCCTCTCTCTAAGCAACCTTTAAG GTATTGTGAGGAATCAAATTCCCTGATCAGTGATGCTATTGGCGTTGCCTTTCCC ATAAAAAATGGGGTACCGTGCTTGGTTCCGAGAGATGGGAAGATACTTGAGGAAGAAGATGCTTCAAAACCCGATAATGATGCCAATTGA
- the LOC137810938 gene encoding pentatricopeptide repeat-containing protein At3g51320, translating into MARVSTRQRFPFRSTLLTRPITTTTTRTSSSSLTEAQNPRFSLFSQFETLLRNSCRSARHLLQIQALLVTSSLFRNPFLARTVLSRASRLCDVAYTLLIFRHINSSDTFCVNTVIHAYCDSDAPHQTVIFYFRSLMRGFFPNSYTFVPLVGSCARTGCVDSGKECHAQATKNGVDSVLPVQNSLIHMYACCGGVQLARVLFDGMLTRDLVSWNSIIDGHMMVGELNAAHRLFDQMPDRNLVTWNVMISGYLKGRNPGYAMKLFRTMGRLGMRGNARTMVCLATACGRSGRLKEGRSVHGSIVKMFVRSSLILDTALIDMYSKCRRVEVARTVFDRMTERNLISWNAMILGSCIQGSPEDGLSLFGEMVGIDGNDREESLRLLPDEVTFIGILCACARAELLAEGRSYFKKMTEVFGVKPNYAHFWCMANLLANVGLVDEAEEFLRSMAKFDGHMSCETLLWASLLGLCRFKRDVYLGERIAKLLVNMDPKNLVCYQFLLIIYAVSAQWENVSGVQKLMKERRLGIIPGSTLLDLKNIVHNFRVSNKDQEGIEEVNTMMDELAHRFRLPSGDLSRSVDHKESTS; encoded by the coding sequence ATGGCCAGAGTCTCCACGCGCCAACGGTTCCCATTCCGAAGCACCTTGCTCACGCGCcccatcaccaccaccaccactcgCACTTCATCTTCTTCGCTCACTGAAGCACAAAACCCAAGATTTTCCCTCTTCTCACAATTCGAAACGCTTCTTCGAAACTCGTGCCGAAGTGCCCGTCACCTCCTTCAAATCCAAGCCCTCCTCGTCACTTCAAGCCTCTTCCGCAACCCCTTCTTGGCACGCACCGTTTTGAGCCGTGCCTCCCGCTTATGCGACGTCGCTTACACCCTTTTGATCTTTCGCCACATTAACTCCTCCGACACCTTCTGCGTCAACACCGTGATCCACGCCTATTGTGATAGCGATGCACCTCATCAAACTGTTATATTTTACTTCCGCTCTTTGATGCGTGGGTTCTTTCCGAATAGTTATACCTTTGTTCCACTCGTTGGCTCTTGTGCGAGGACGGGTTGCGTTGATTCTGGGAAAGAGTGCCATGCGCAGGCCACCAAGAATGGTGTTGACTCTGTGTTGCCTGTCCAGAACTCTTTGATTCACATGTATGCTTGTTGTGGGGGTGTTCAGCTTGCTAGGGTGTTGTTTGATGGAATGCTGACAAGGGATTTGGTCTCGTGGAACTCGATCATCGATGGCCATATGATGGTTGGGGAGTTGAATGCTGCACACCGACTGTTTGATCAAATGCCTGACAGGAATTTGGTTACCTGGAACGTAATGATTAGTGGGTATTTGAAGGGTAGAAACCCTGGTTATGCAATGAAGTTGTTTCGCACAATGGGTAGGTTGGGAATGAGGGGTAATGCTAGGACTATGGTCTGTCTGGCTACAGCGTGTGGTCGGTCGGGTAGACTCAAGGAAGGGAGATCAGTTCATGGGAGCATTGTCAAGATGTTCGTGAGGTCAAGTTTGATTCTAGATACGGCTTTGATTGATATGTACTCTAAGTGCAGGAGGGTGGAGGTTGCGCGGACAGTGTTTGACAGGATGACCGAAAGAAATTTGATTTCATGGAATGCAATGATCTTAGGGAGCTGCATTCAGGGGAGTCCTGAAGATGGACTGAGCCTGTTTGGCGAGATGGTTGGGATAGATGGAAATGACAGGGAAGAGAGTTTGAGGTTGCTCCCGGATGAAGTAACCTTCATTGGCATTCTCTGTGCCTGTGCTCGGGCGGAGCTGTTGGCTGAGGGCAGGTCTTACTTCAAAAAGATGACTGAAGTGTTTGGTGTGAAGCCAAATTATGCTCATTTTTGGTGCATGGCAAACCTTCTTGCAAATGTGGGGCTTGTTGATGAGGCAGAAGAGTTTCTGCGAAGCATGGCAAAATTTGATGGGCATATGTCATGTGAGACATTGTTATGGGCAAGTTTGCTTGGTTTGTGTCGTTTCAAGAGGGATGTGTACTTGGGGGAACGAATTGCTAAGCTTCTTGTTAACATGGATCCTAAGAACCTGGTTTGTTACCAGTTTCTACTGATCATTTATGCCGTTTCTGCTCAATGGGAGAATGTTTCTGGAGTGCAAAAACTGATGAAAGAAAGAAGGTTAGGGATAATACCTGGAAGCACTCTTTTGGACTTGAAAAATATAGTTCACAATTTCAGAGTGTCCAATAAAGACCAAGAGGGAATTGAAGAAGTAAATACGATGATGGATGAACTAGCTCATAGATTCAGGTTGCCAAGTGGAGATTTAAGCCGGTCAGTAGATCACAAAGAAAGTACTAGCTAG
- the LOC137810939 gene encoding SKP1-like protein 1B, translating into MSSARKITLKSSDGEAFEVDEAVALESQTIKHMIEDDCADSGIPLPNVTSKILAKVIEYCKKHVDAANPDDKPSEEDLKAWDADFVKVDQATLFDLILAANYLNIKSLLDLTCQTVADMIKGKTPEEIRKTFNIKNDFTPEEEEEVRRENQWAFE; encoded by the exons ATGTCATCGGCGAGGAAGATCACCCTGAAGAGTTCGGACGGGGAGGCGTTCGAGGTGGACGAGGCGGTGGCGTTGGAGTCGCAGACGATAAAGCATATGATTGAGGACGACTGCGCCGACAGCGGCATCCCTCTCCCCAACGTCACCAGCAAGATCCTCGCCAAAGTTATCGAGTACTGCAAAAAACACGTCGACGCCGCCAATCCCGACGACAAACCCTCTGAGGAAGATCTCAAGGCCTGGGACGCGGATTTCGTCAAGGTCGATCAGGCCACGCTCTTTGATCTCATCCTG GCTGCGAACTACCTGAACATCAAGAGCCTGCTGGATCTTACATGCCAGACTGTAGCAGACATGATCAAGGGGAAGACTCCAGAGGAAATTCGCAAGACCTTTAACATTAAGAATGACTTCACCCctgaggaagaagaggaagttCGTCGGGAAAATCAATGGGCCTTTGAATGA
- the LOC137809203 gene encoding uncharacterized protein has protein sequence MAASRVEQERIQMDLAASQERNEELRRGLRNQAGSCETEDQECVTPPREFPMPFSQAIMDAVIPSTFVGLKATFTGLEDPEAHLNVFHTQMMLVGSFDAVRCKLFMSTLVGTTMDWFFSLPDDHMTSFAQLSQLFREQYIANRASPLNSYDLFDILQYQREMLKKFVNCFGAQVVKVATKDETMMVHVFQKGICPGPFSESLIRSRPKTFAEIRRRAVMHITTEGEVNEKRAYVFPTYPRAPARAQPMRVHEAAMGKKSQGRKQPYESRKPQAKGRAREDKPVRHSFVVEPKDLIAMPDIVERMKIPMKTDKVLRPHKYAWCEFH, from the coding sequence ATGGCGGCGTCAAGGGTTGAACAGGAGCGTATCCAGATGGACCTGGCGGCGTCGCAGGAAagaaatgaggagttgcgtcgtGGGTTGCGAAACCAGGCTGGGAGTTGCGAAACAGAGGACCAAGAATGCGTTACGCCTCCCAGAGAGTTCCCCATGCCCTTCTCGCAGGCGATCATGGATGCGGTGATACCATCCACGTTCGTAGGGCTGAAAGCTACGTTTACTGGTTTggaagatccagaggctcatctcaaTGTGtttcatacgcagatgatgctggttggcAGTTTTGACGCCGTGAGgtgcaagctgttcatgagcacgttgGTAGGGACGACAATGGACTGGTTCTTCAGTCTCCCAGACGACCACATGACTTCATTTGCACAGCTGTCGCAAttgttcagggagcagtatATCGCGAACCGCGCTTCTCCACTCAATTCTTACGACCTCTTTGACATCCTGCAGTATCAGAGGGAGATGTTGAAGAAGTTCGTGAATTGTTTcggggcgcaggtggtgaaggtcgCCACCAAGGATGAGACAATGATGGTTCATGTGTTTCAGAAAGGGATTTGTCCTGGCCCTTTCAGTGAATCCCTCATCAGGAGTCGCCCCAAGACCTTTGCTGAGATCAGGCGTCGTGCGGTGATGCACATCACAACAGAAGGTGAAGTGAATGAAAAGCGCGCGTATGTTTTCCCCACGTACCCACGTGCACCGGCGCGTGCGCAGCCCATGAGGGTGCATGAAGCTGCAATGGGCAAGAAGAGCCAGGGGAGGAAGCAACCTTATGAGTCTAGAAAGCCCCAGGCTAAGGGACGAGCGAGGGAGGATAAGCCTGTGAGGCACAGTTTCGTGGTGGAGCCGAAGGATCTCATAGCCATGCCCGACATAGTAGAAAGGATGAAGATCCCAatgaagactgacaaggtgctgAGACCCCACAAGTATgcatggtgcgagtttcacTAG
- the LOC137809204 gene encoding uncharacterized protein: protein MPVHGEIHTISDGFLRGGCTASQRKRYTRSVMLVEVQVVDDVLDIDLAFTKADLRDVIPHDNDPVVISVVTAGRKVNRVLMDQGSSADVELRGYLELRTTFTDGFTSRIENIRYLVVNAHSAYNVLLGRPTLNKLRAVASTRHMKMKLSDLSGKVIVIKSDQQEAKRCYENSLKAKRGVFMVVERPLIKDDRAGVARAENARERKSEPVGNVVERPIGGKTFKLGKSLDQAEQDRVAEVIARHLDAFAWFASDMPRIDLDFLCHRLTMDPKVRPVRQRRRKFNEERRLVVQEETKKLLNAGHIREIQYPEWLANVVLVNKANGKWRMCADFSDLNKACPKDSYPLPSIDALVDNTSGCRMLSFLDAFSGYNQIKMHPRDECKTTFMTETSCYSYTVMSFGLKNAGATYQRMMDRADDRPVQIRIRWRGQGPPLLPMFEEKQPVRVC from the exons ATGCCTGTTCATGGGGAGATCCATACGATCTCAGATGGATTCTTAAGAGGTGGATGTACTGCCTCTCAGCGCAAGAGGTATACACGTTCGGTGATGTTGGTAGAAGTGCAGGTGGTGGATGACGTGCTCGACATTGACCTTGCTTTTACGAAGGCCGACCTTCGCGACGTCATTCCACATGATAACGACCCTGTGGTGATTTCGGTGGTAACCGCAGGGAGGAAGGTGAACAGGGTGTTAATGGACCAGGGCAGTTCAGCTGAT GTGGAACTGCGGGGGTATTTGGAGCTGAGGACCACCTTTACAGATGGCTTCACATCCCGCATAGAGAATATAAGGTATCTAGTGGTTAATGCACACTCAGCCTATAATGtcttgttgggaagaccaacttTGAACAAGTTAAGGGCGGTGGCGTcgacacgccacatgaagatgaagttgtcaGACTTGAGTGGGAAGGTGATAGTGATTAAGTCCGACCAACAGGAGGCTAAGAGATGCTATGAGAACAGTCTCAAAGCCAAGAGGGGGGTGTTCATGGTGGTGGAGCGCCCGCTTATCAAAGATGATCGCGCAGGAGTTGCTCGTGCAGAAAACGCTCGGGAAAGGAAATCCGAGCCAGTTGGGAACGTGGTGGAAAGGCCGATTGGCGGCAAGACGTTTAAACTGGGTAAGTCATTGGACCAAGCAGAGCAAGATCGAGTGGCTGAGGTGATAGCACGTCACctagatgctttcgcatggttcgcctcggacatgccaagAATAGACCtggacttcttgtgccatcgcctCACTATGGATCCTAAGGTCAGGCCCGTCcgccagagaagaaggaagttcaacgaagagagacGTCTGGTCGTCCAGGAAGAGACGAAGAAGTTGTTGaacgctggccacatcagggaaattcaataccctgagtggttggcgaaCGTGGTCTTAGTAAATAAGgccaatgggaagtggaggatgtgcgcaGACTTTagtgacctcaacaaggcgtgccctaaGGACTCGTACCCCCTACCCAGTATTGACGCTTTGGTGGACAACACCTCAGGTTGTAGGATGCTCAGTTTCCTGGACGCGttctcagggtataatcagatcaagatgcaccccagagaCGAGTGCAAAACGACGTTTATGACCGAGACATCCTGTTACTCTTATACAGTGATGTCGTTCGGTCTAAAGAATGCAGGAGCCACCTACCAGAGGATGATGGACAGGGCGGATGATCGCCCTGTCCAGATTCGTATCCGCTGGAGGGGACAAGGGCCACCCTtacttccaatgtttgaggAGAAACAGCCTGTTCGtgtgtgttag